A genome region from Methylobacterium sp. FF17 includes the following:
- a CDS encoding glycosyltransferase family 4 protein, whose protein sequence is MIRVAQIAPNIFPVPPEHHGGTERVIHDLSTALRSSGVEVTLFAPSDSATDLPRIGDQPSLSALEQRYGRVAPGVPAALDALQLEALRLRLDAFDIVHCHGEFAHAALLGPRRRHSLTTVHWRVDELDRALFFAGFPDLPVAAISAAQAAGIPASNRAGIVHHGIARDRYALRTQPSEHVAFVGRMTDQKRPDTAIRVARAAGIPIRLGGTLDVGNPDYFEQRVRPLLGEDATYLGPVDDTRKGDLLGSARALLFPIDWPEPFGLVMIEAMACGTPVVAWDRGSVPEVVEHGLTGFVVSSEAEAVEALGRIGQLDRAQIRRRFEARFTAERMARDYLALYRRLLVA, encoded by the coding sequence GTGATTCGCGTTGCCCAAATCGCGCCCAACATCTTCCCCGTCCCCCCGGAGCATCACGGCGGTACCGAGCGGGTCATCCACGACCTCAGTACGGCACTGCGAAGCTCGGGTGTGGAAGTAACGCTGTTCGCGCCGTCCGACAGTGCGACAGACTTGCCTCGCATCGGCGATCAGCCGAGCCTCTCCGCCCTGGAACAGCGTTACGGTCGCGTCGCACCCGGAGTGCCGGCGGCCCTGGATGCCCTGCAACTCGAGGCCCTGCGCCTGCGCCTCGACGCGTTCGACATCGTGCATTGTCATGGCGAGTTCGCCCATGCGGCGCTCCTCGGACCCCGCCGCCGGCACAGCCTGACCACGGTGCACTGGCGCGTGGACGAACTCGACCGGGCGCTGTTCTTCGCCGGCTTCCCCGACCTGCCGGTCGCGGCGATCTCGGCCGCCCAGGCCGCCGGCATCCCCGCCTCGAACCGCGCCGGCATCGTCCACCACGGCATCGCGCGGGACCGCTATGCCCTGCGGACGCAGCCCTCCGAGCACGTCGCCTTCGTCGGCCGCATGACGGACCAGAAGCGTCCGGATACCGCCATCCGGGTGGCCCGCGCCGCCGGCATCCCGATTCGGCTCGGCGGCACCCTCGACGTCGGCAACCCCGACTACTTCGAGCAGCGGGTGCGGCCGCTGCTCGGGGAGGACGCGACCTATCTGGGGCCGGTGGACGACACCCGGAAGGGCGACCTCCTAGGAAGCGCCCGGGCCCTGCTCTTCCCCATCGACTGGCCGGAGCCCTTCGGGCTGGTGATGATCGAGGCGATGGCCTGCGGCACCCCGGTGGTCGCCTGGGATCGTGGCTCGGTCCCGGAGGTCGTGGAGCACGGTCTGACCGGGTTCGTGGTGTCCTCCGAGGCCGAGGCGGTGGAAGCCCTGGGCCGGATCGGGCAACTCGACCGCGCGCAGATCCGACGCCGCTTCGAGGCGCGCTTCACCGCCGAGCGCATGGCGCGGGACTACCTCGCCCTCTACCGACGCCTGCTCGTCGCCTGA